The following nucleotide sequence is from Pseudomonas sessilinigenes.
CGACCTGGACAGCCGTGCCCTGGCGTTGACCAGCACCGGTGCGCGAGCCATCAGCAAGCGTTTCGGCATGGTGCTGATCCAGCCGGCCCGGCCGCTCTCGGCCTCGGCCTGCCTGGAGCAGCAGGGCCTCGGCGGCTGAACGGCACATGACGATTTGTACCCCTAACCAGGAGAAGCGCCCCATGCTCATCGTGTTCGGCGGTTTGCCTGGCACTGGCAAGACCACCATCGCCCGCACCCTGGCCCCACGCCTGGGGGCCACCTACCTGCGCATCGACAGTATCGAACAGGGCCTGCGTGATGCCGGCCTGGCGGACGTCGGCAGTGCGGGTTATCAGATTGCGTTGCAACTGGCCGAGGCCAACCTGGCCCTGGGCAACCGGGTGCTGGCCGATTGCGTCAACCCGGTGGCCGAGAGCCGCGCGGCCTGGCAAACCCTGGCGCGCAAACTGGAGGTCGACCTGCTGGAAATCGAAGTGGTGTGTTCCGACCACGACCAGCACCGACGCCGGGTCGAGGGCCGGTGCGCGGATGTCCCGGGTCTTTCGCCCCCAAGCTGGCAATCGGTACTGGCCCACGACTACCAGGCCTGGGACCGACCGCGACTGGTGCTGGACACTGCGCGGCTGGCACCGGAGCAAGCGGTACAGCGGATTCTCGCGCAGTTGTCCGCGCCGGCCCGCTGAAGCAAAAGTGGTGGGGCTCAGCCCCGGCCCATACACTGCCGGCGGTATTCGTCCGGGGTGGTGCCCATCATCCGCCGGAACATGCTGATGAAGGCCGAGGCGCTGCTGTAGCCCAGGTCCAGGCCGATGGTCTCCACGGTCTGGCCGCGTTCCAGTAAGGCCAGGGCCTGGACCACCTTGAGCCGCTGGCGCCATTCGAGCAGCGACATGCCCAACTCCTTCTGGCTGCGGCGCACCAGGGTGCGCTCGCTGGTATTGGCGGCATGGGCCAGTTCCGCCAGGGAACGCGGGTCCCCGGGGTTGGCCTTGAGCATGTGCAGCACCGGGCCCAGCAGCGGATCATCGGAGGAGGGCAGGTAGCTGCCGGCGCAGGACGCCTGGCCGAGCTTGTCCACCAGCACTTGCAGCAAGCGCTGCTGTTCCGGGCTTTGCGGCAGGCCGGGCGGGTCCTGGCGCAGGTCGTCCAGCAGCGCCAGCACCAGCGGGCTGAGGCTCAGGGCACAGTGCCGCGCGGGCAGGGCACCGCACAGCTCCGGGCTCAGGTACAGCGAGCAGTGGCAGGCCTCCTGGTGGTTGAATCCCACATGCTCGACATTCGGTGGCAACCAGATGCCGTACTGCGGCGGCGCCAGGTAATGGTGGTCGTCCAGCTCGATCTCCATCACCCCGCTGTAGGCATAGACGAACTCGCCCCAGGCATGGCTATGCCGGGGGTAGGTGGCGTGTGCGGGCAGGTTGGCTGTGCGAAAGAACACTGGCGCCGGCAGGTCCTGGCTGAACGGTGGCAGGTGCAAGTGTTGCGCGGCTTTGGGCATGGCAGGCACCGGTGGGTGGACAAGCAAAAGAGAGGAGGTGCGAATCCTACACGACCCATCAGATTCATAGACGGAGGTGGTGCCAGAAAAGGCGGTGGTCAGGGGCCTGTCCGTTCGTCTTGCTGCCGTTTGGAACCGGAACTTCACTTCGTGGACTGCGAGAAAGCGGCGAGCGCTTTTTTAGTGCATCACGTTCCCTGGTGACCTGCGATAACTGCTGATCTAGGCGACGAAGCTTCGCACTCTCGTCGCGCTACTTACCGGTGCCCGCAAAGGTATCGTCACCGTTGGTCTGGATCATGTGGCTTGAGTCGCCAGCCGAAGTCGGGGACCAAGTTTGTTGGCTGGCCGCCAGGTGTTTGTCTTCATCTTTGGAACCATGGGCTTGTACCTGACTTTCCAAGGCCACCCTCGACGCGTCGTCCACACTGGCGAACGCTAAAGGGCCGGCAGTTTCTTCGTCTGCTACATCTGAACCCCGCCCAGGAGAAGCCAATTTTCCGACGTATGGATCACACGCTTTTAGCGAGAGTCTCCTGCTCGTACGGGGGCTGCTGGCTAGAGATTTACTGTTGTTTCCTGGTGCTGAAAAAGGCGTGCTGGCACTGAGCAGGAGGCACGATGCATAGGCAAATAAATAATTTCGCTTTCCTATTTATACTATAGGGGGGTATAGTATTTTCACTTCAACGGTAAAGGGAGAGTGCCAGTGCCCCGTTGCCCTGGAGAGAAGGAGAGGGCTCTTGGCCGAGCTAGAGTCATTAGCGGGCAGATCACTGCTCTGGAGCAGGATTTAGAGTCGGATCCGACATGTGTCGCGGTTCTGCAGCAGCTGGCAGCAGTGCGTGGCGCGATCAACGGTCTGATGGCGACCGTTCTGGAAAGCCATCTACGGGAGGAGTTTCCTGACAGAGGAGCGAAGAGCGACTCGCAGAGACACTCCATTGACGAAAGCATCTCCATCGTTCGGTCGTATCTCCGGTAGCTAAGCCCAGGCGGATTGGTTCCGGAGACTCACTTAGATAAGGAAGTGAAATTATGAAATCACGTGCAGCTGTTGCCTTCGGGCCAGGAAAACCACTCGAAATCGTCGAGATTGACGTTGAGCCACCACGCAAGGGTGAAGTGCTTGTCAGGATTACCCACACCGGGGTCTGCCACACCGATGCGTTCACTCTGTCGGGCGATGATCCTGAGGGCCTCTTCCCGGTCGTGCTGGGTCATGAAGGCGCGGGCATTGTTGTTGAGGTGGGTGAAGGCGTTACGAGTGTGAAACCAGGGGATCATGTTATCCCGCTGTACACCGCTGAGTGTGGCGAGTGCCTGTTCTGCAAGTCGGGCAAGACCAACCTGTGCGTATCCGTGCGCGCCACTCAAGGCAAAGGCCTGATGCCTGATGGCACGACCCGTTTCTCGTACAACGGCCAGCCGCTGTTCCACTACATGGGTTGCTCGACCTTCAGTGAATACACCGTCGTTGCCGAGGTGTCGCTGGCCAAGATCAACCCGGATGCCAATCCGGAACATGTCTGCCTGCTGGGTTGTGGCGTGACCACCGGTATCGGTGCGGTGCACAACACGGCCAAGGTACAGCCGGGTGACTCGGTGGCGGTGTTCGGCCTCGGCGGTATCGGTCTTGCTGCCATCCAAGGCGCACGTCAAGCCAAGGCGGGCCGCATCATCGCCATCGATACCAACCCGGCGAAGTTCGAGCTGGCTCGCAACTTCGGTGCTACGGAGTGCATCAACCCCAAGGACTACGAAAAGCCGATTCACGAAGTGCTCATCGAAATGACCGGCTGGGGTGTCGACCACACCTTCGAATGTATCGGTAACGTCAATGTCATGCGTTCGGCGCTCGAGGCCGCCCACCGCGGCTGGGGGCAATCGATCGTCATCGGCGTTGCCGGTGCCGGCAAGGAAATCTCGACCCGTCCGTTCCAGTTGGTCACTGGCCGGACCTGGAAAGGCTCCGCTTTTGGCGGCGTCAAGGGGCGTACCCAACTTCCAGGCATGGTGGAAGACGCGATGAAAGGCGAGATCGACCTGGCGCCCTTCGTCACCCACACCATGGGGCTCGATGACATCAACGATGCGTTCGACCTGATGCACGAAGGCAAGTCGATTCGCACCGTTATTCACTACTGATCACTACCTGATCGTTCAACACTCAAATTCAAGGAAACACTTTAATGGCTACTCCAGTAATTTCCGGTAACGACATCTTCTCCCACGTCTTCTTCGGTGCCGCCGATATCCAGAAGTCATCCGCGTTCTACGACGCCGCTCTGGGTGCCCTTGGCATCAAGAACCTGGGTCCATTCGGTAACGATTGGGTGCTGTACGGTCGCGACAAGCCTGCTTTCATCATCGCTCGTCCGGGCAATGGTGCAGCACCTACCAGCAATGGTGTGACGGTAGGCTTCGCCGCCGCCACCCCTGCAGAGGTGGATGCGTTCCACGCTGCAGGTCTCGCCGCCGGCGGTACCGACGAAGGTCAACCTGGTCCACGTGGCCACCTGCCGGGTGCCTATGCGGCCTACCTGCGTGACCCGGCCGGTAACAAGGTCTGCGCCTACGCGTTTGTCTGAAACCTGAGAGGCAAGGGGTCGTCTTGAAAGGAGTGGTTCCGTCACGACGATCTCATCTTCCACCTTGGCCGCGAACGTTGTTGGCATGCCCTTCAGGCCGTGCCGTTCGCGGCACTTTTAGCCCACGCCAGGTGCAGCGCGTTGTGTCTCGCCTTCACGGCAAAGGGCTATCGGTGAACGCCCCTGGATTGAGCGTTCGCCACTTGATGACAGAAACACAGCATTCAACGCAGGCCAGTGGACGGCGTCGACTATAAGGTCCTCACGGTAACGGTTCACTGGGTTGCATATTTCATTGCTTTTACATCGAAGACGTCATCTGGCCTTTGTGGTGGGGTGGCGCCTGGGTTTGTAGCAGCGATCCTCATGCCAGTGGCAACACTGGAAACCTGCTTGGTGGTGCGCAAGGTGGTCTTGATCGGGACGACGAGTCGTCTTGCAAGGCGGCTGGGCACTGCTTCTTTGAGAACTGGAGAACATCCATGGAACGCATTGAACATCGCGCCAGCTTCGAGGGTTGGCAGGACGTTTATCAGCATGAGTCGACTGTGCTTGGCTGCACGATGAAGTTCGGTATCTATCTTCCTCCCCAGGCCGAGCATCAAGATTGCCCGGTTCTGTACTGGCTCTCTGGGCTGACCTGCACCGAGCAGAACTTCATCACCAAGGCGGCGGTACAGCGTTATGCCGCACGGCAGGGGATCATTGTCGTCGCCCCCGATACCAGCCCCCGCGGGGAGAGCGTCGCCGACGATGCGGCCTACGACTTGGGTCAAGGGGCAGGTTTTTATGTGAACGCCACGGAGTTGCCGTGGAGCAATCACTATCAGATGTATTCCTATGTGGTGGACGAACTCCCCTCGCTGATTGAGGCGAACTTCCCTGCATCGTCAAGGCGCAGCATCAGCGGGCACTCCATGGGAGGCCATGGCGCCTTGGTCATTGCTCTTCGTAACCCCGGTCGCTACGCCAGTGTTTCT
It contains:
- a CDS encoding AAA family ATPase, with the protein product MLIVFGGLPGTGKTTIARTLAPRLGATYLRIDSIEQGLRDAGLADVGSAGYQIALQLAEANLALGNRVLADCVNPVAESRAAWQTLARKLEVDLLEIEVVCSDHDQHRRRVEGRCADVPGLSPPSWQSVLAHDYQAWDRPRLVLDTARLAPEQAVQRILAQLSAPAR
- a CDS encoding AraC family transcriptional regulator translates to MPKAAQHLHLPPFSQDLPAPVFFRTANLPAHATYPRHSHAWGEFVYAYSGVMEIELDDHHYLAPPQYGIWLPPNVEHVGFNHQEACHCSLYLSPELCGALPARHCALSLSPLVLALLDDLRQDPPGLPQSPEQQRLLQVLVDKLGQASCAGSYLPSSDDPLLGPVLHMLKANPGDPRSLAELAHAANTSERTLVRRSQKELGMSLLEWRQRLKVVQALALLERGQTVETIGLDLGYSSASAFISMFRRMMGTTPDEYRRQCMGRG
- a CDS encoding metal-sensing transcriptional repressor; protein product: MPRCPGEKERALGRARVISGQITALEQDLESDPTCVAVLQQLAAVRGAINGLMATVLESHLREEFPDRGAKSDSQRHSIDESISIVRSYLR
- a CDS encoding S-(hydroxymethyl)glutathione dehydrogenase/class III alcohol dehydrogenase, encoding MKSRAAVAFGPGKPLEIVEIDVEPPRKGEVLVRITHTGVCHTDAFTLSGDDPEGLFPVVLGHEGAGIVVEVGEGVTSVKPGDHVIPLYTAECGECLFCKSGKTNLCVSVRATQGKGLMPDGTTRFSYNGQPLFHYMGCSTFSEYTVVAEVSLAKINPDANPEHVCLLGCGVTTGIGAVHNTAKVQPGDSVAVFGLGGIGLAAIQGARQAKAGRIIAIDTNPAKFELARNFGATECINPKDYEKPIHEVLIEMTGWGVDHTFECIGNVNVMRSALEAAHRGWGQSIVIGVAGAGKEISTRPFQLVTGRTWKGSAFGGVKGRTQLPGMVEDAMKGEIDLAPFVTHTMGLDDINDAFDLMHEGKSIRTVIHY
- a CDS encoding VOC family protein; this encodes MATPVISGNDIFSHVFFGAADIQKSSAFYDAALGALGIKNLGPFGNDWVLYGRDKPAFIIARPGNGAAPTSNGVTVGFAAATPAEVDAFHAAGLAAGGTDEGQPGPRGHLPGAYAAYLRDPAGNKVCAYAFV
- the fghA gene encoding S-formylglutathione hydrolase; this translates as MERIEHRASFEGWQDVYQHESTVLGCTMKFGIYLPPQAEHQDCPVLYWLSGLTCTEQNFITKAAVQRYAARQGIIVVAPDTSPRGESVADDAAYDLGQGAGFYVNATELPWSNHYQMYSYVVDELPSLIEANFPASSRRSISGHSMGGHGALVIALRNPGRYASVSAFSPIVAPTQVPWGQKALAAYLGEKNHDRWKQYDTVELIGSAQERLPLLVDQGLSDEFLEQQLRPELLRAACEQAGHPLTLNLRPGHDHSYYFISTYLGEHMAHHAAALNR